The Phyllostomus discolor isolate MPI-MPIP mPhyDis1 chromosome 4, mPhyDis1.pri.v3, whole genome shotgun sequence genome window below encodes:
- the MMADHC gene encoding cobalamin trafficking protein CblD isoform X1, giving the protein MANVLCNRARLVSYLPGFYSLVKRVVNPKAFSTAGSSGSDESHVATAPPDICSRTVWPDEVMGPFGPQDQRFQLPGNIGFDCHINGTMSQKKSQVHKTLPDILAEPLSSERHEFVMAQYVNEFQGNDAPVAQEVNSAETYFESARVECVIQTCPELLRRDFQSLFPEVTTNKLMILTVTQKTKNDMTIWSEEVENEREILLEKFISGAKEICYALRAEGYWADFIDPSSGLAFFGPYTNNTLFETDERYRHLGFSVDDLGCCKVIRHNLWGTHVIVGSIFTNATPDSHIMKKLSGN; this is encoded by the exons gTGCTCTGCAACAGAGCAAGGTTGGTTTCCTATCTCCCAGGATTTTATTCTTTAGTGAAAAGGGTTGTCAATCCCAAAGCCTTTTCAACTGCTGGATCTTCAGGTTCTGATGAGTCTCATGTGGCCACTGCACCTCCGGATATAT GCTCTCGAACAGTATGGCCTGATGAAGTTATGGGACCATTTGGGCCTCAGGATCAGAGATTCCAGCTTCCTGGGAACATAGGTTTTGATTGTCACATCAATGGGACCATGTCACAGAAGAAAAGCCAGGTTCATAAAACTTTACCTGATATTCTAGCAGAACCTTTATCAAGTGAAAGACATGAGTTTGTGATGGCACAATATGTGAATGAATTTCAG gGTAATGATGCACCTGTTGCACAGGAGGTTAACAGTGCAGAAACATACTTTGAAAGTGCCAGAGTAGAGTGTGTAATCCAAACATGTCCAGAATTGCTGCGAAGAG attttcaaTCACTGTTTCCAGAAGTGACCACCAATAAACTAATGATTCTGACTGTAACACAGAAAACTAAGAATGATATGACTATTTGGAGTGAGGAGgtagaaaatgaaagagagataCTCTTAGAAAAG TTCATCAGTGGTGCTAAGGAAATATGCTATGCTCTTCGAGCCGAAGGCTATTGGGCTGACTTTATTGACCCATCATCTGGTTTGGCA tttTTTGGACCATATACAAACAACACTCTTTTTGAAACAGATGAACGCTATCGACATTTAGGATTCTCTGTTGACGATCTTGGCTGCTGTAAAGTGATTCGTCATAATCTCTGGGGTACCCACGTGATTGTAGGAAGTATCTTCACGAATGCAACACCAGACAGTCATATCATGAAGAAATTAAGTGGAAACTAG
- the MMADHC gene encoding cobalamin trafficking protein CblD isoform X2, translating to MANVLCNRARLVSYLPGFYSLVKRVVNPKAFSTAGSSGSDESHVATAPPDICSRTVWPDEVMGPFGPQDQRFQLPGNIGFDCHINGTMSQKKSQGNDAPVAQEVNSAETYFESARVECVIQTCPELLRRDFQSLFPEVTTNKLMILTVTQKTKNDMTIWSEEVENEREILLEKFISGAKEICYALRAEGYWADFIDPSSGLAFFGPYTNNTLFETDERYRHLGFSVDDLGCCKVIRHNLWGTHVIVGSIFTNATPDSHIMKKLSGN from the exons gTGCTCTGCAACAGAGCAAGGTTGGTTTCCTATCTCCCAGGATTTTATTCTTTAGTGAAAAGGGTTGTCAATCCCAAAGCCTTTTCAACTGCTGGATCTTCAGGTTCTGATGAGTCTCATGTGGCCACTGCACCTCCGGATATAT GCTCTCGAACAGTATGGCCTGATGAAGTTATGGGACCATTTGGGCCTCAGGATCAGAGATTCCAGCTTCCTGGGAACATAGGTTTTGATTGTCACATCAATGGGACCATGTCACAGAAGAAAAGCCAG gGTAATGATGCACCTGTTGCACAGGAGGTTAACAGTGCAGAAACATACTTTGAAAGTGCCAGAGTAGAGTGTGTAATCCAAACATGTCCAGAATTGCTGCGAAGAG attttcaaTCACTGTTTCCAGAAGTGACCACCAATAAACTAATGATTCTGACTGTAACACAGAAAACTAAGAATGATATGACTATTTGGAGTGAGGAGgtagaaaatgaaagagagataCTCTTAGAAAAG TTCATCAGTGGTGCTAAGGAAATATGCTATGCTCTTCGAGCCGAAGGCTATTGGGCTGACTTTATTGACCCATCATCTGGTTTGGCA tttTTTGGACCATATACAAACAACACTCTTTTTGAAACAGATGAACGCTATCGACATTTAGGATTCTCTGTTGACGATCTTGGCTGCTGTAAAGTGATTCGTCATAATCTCTGGGGTACCCACGTGATTGTAGGAAGTATCTTCACGAATGCAACACCAGACAGTCATATCATGAAGAAATTAAGTGGAAACTAG